A window of the Cystobacter fuscus genome harbors these coding sequences:
- a CDS encoding methyl-accepting chemotaxis protein gives MRVPLIDSLNLKLRGRLTLYVTLLALIPLGVTSLGGVLSTQWVMKAQVHEMLRIEAEGLKDLVEATLVEREASVRSWAEDALLREALRTGRPEQGDEVLIRLQSHYNTFAGLVLFTDEGRAVSASTPELLNSFQDQGETVRGSVWFRAAQQGQFTSATLTREDPIFNMPVLHLAAPVLDPSNGRRLGVLLAAYDWGQVGEVVKAALARARARKNNSFALEVRSASGTVLFNSRGQEAWNVPDAVTAEAIDDDWLRDVGDGWHFVAMADPAEVYAPVTQMRLAFLLNLLVVGALVSMCALVLGRTITRPIVQLHQVVRHIVRTGDLAQKPEVHSRDEVGELAESFLQLVEKLRETTDSLQRGTRVLTDTVAELTRAAEQEESNITRQAAALQQTQVTAQEIKQTSLLAAERAGAVLQVATRAEELGRGGVRALTESMSGFQTLREQVDEMSVQIGQLNERAQRIGGITLTVKGLADRSNMLALNAAIEAVRSGEHGKGFGIVAKEIRTLANQSIHSTDQVGSLLEDITQSILKTVELSEQGQKRMDSGLAQVRSSGDSIQALSGIVQDNMMAVRQIANAVNQQNAGIQEIFNALTDMSSLMHETMLGLQATQRVTGELRDVAQQMEKVASSYRV, from the coding sequence ATGCGAGTTCCCCTGATCGACTCCCTCAACCTCAAGCTGCGCGGTCGGCTGACCTTATACGTCACCCTGCTGGCCCTCATTCCACTCGGCGTGACGTCCCTGGGGGGGGTGCTTTCCACCCAGTGGGTGATGAAGGCGCAGGTGCACGAGATGCTGCGCATCGAGGCCGAGGGGCTGAAGGATCTGGTCGAGGCGACCCTGGTGGAGCGAGAGGCGAGCGTGCGCAGCTGGGCCGAGGACGCGCTGCTGCGCGAGGCGCTGCGCACGGGCAGGCCCGAGCAGGGCGACGAGGTGCTCATCCGTCTGCAATCGCACTACAACACCTTCGCGGGACTGGTGCTCTTCACCGACGAGGGCCGCGCGGTGTCCGCGAGCACGCCGGAGCTGCTCAATTCGTTCCAGGACCAGGGCGAGACCGTGCGCGGGTCCGTCTGGTTCAGGGCCGCCCAGCAGGGCCAGTTCACCAGCGCGACGCTCACGCGCGAGGATCCCATCTTCAACATGCCGGTGCTGCACCTGGCGGCGCCCGTGCTGGACCCCAGCAACGGACGTCGGCTGGGCGTGCTGCTCGCGGCGTATGACTGGGGACAGGTGGGCGAGGTGGTGAAGGCGGCGCTGGCGCGCGCCCGCGCTCGCAAGAACAACAGCTTCGCCCTGGAGGTGCGCTCCGCCTCGGGCACCGTGCTGTTCAACTCGCGAGGCCAGGAGGCCTGGAACGTGCCGGATGCGGTCACCGCCGAGGCCATCGATGACGATTGGCTCCGGGACGTGGGGGACGGCTGGCACTTCGTGGCGATGGCGGATCCCGCGGAGGTCTATGCCCCCGTCACCCAGATGCGCCTGGCCTTCCTGTTGAACCTGCTCGTCGTCGGCGCGCTCGTGAGCATGTGCGCCCTGGTGCTCGGACGCACCATCACCCGGCCCATCGTCCAGCTCCACCAGGTGGTGCGCCACATCGTGCGCACGGGAGACCTCGCCCAGAAGCCCGAGGTGCACTCGCGTGACGAGGTGGGCGAGCTGGCCGAGTCCTTCCTGCAACTGGTGGAGAAGCTGCGCGAGACGACGGACAGCCTCCAGCGGGGCACGCGCGTGCTCACCGACACCGTGGCCGAGCTGACGCGCGCCGCCGAACAGGAGGAGAGCAACATCACCCGCCAGGCGGCGGCGCTGCAGCAGACGCAGGTGACGGCCCAGGAAATCAAGCAGACGTCGCTCCTGGCCGCGGAGCGGGCCGGGGCGGTGCTCCAGGTGGCCACGCGCGCCGAGGAGCTGGGCAGGGGCGGCGTGCGCGCCCTCACCGAGAGCATGAGCGGCTTTCAGACCCTGCGCGAGCAGGTCGACGAGATGTCGGTGCAGATCGGCCAGCTCAACGAGCGCGCCCAGCGCATCGGCGGCATCACCCTGACGGTCAAGGGGCTCGCGGACCGCTCCAACATGCTCGCGCTCAACGCGGCCATCGAGGCGGTGCGCTCCGGCGAGCACGGCAAGGGCTTTGGCATCGTGGCCAAGGAGATCCGCACGCTCGCCAACCAGTCCATCCACTCCACCGATCAGGTGGGCTCGCTCCTGGAGGACATCACCCAGTCCATCCTCAAGACGGTGGAGCTGAGCGAGCAGGGCCAGAAGCGCATGGACAGCGGCCTCGCCCAGGTGCGCAGCAGTGGCGACAGCATCCAGGCCCTCAGCGGCATCGTGCAGGACAACATGATGGCCGTGCGGCAGATCGCCAACGCCGTGAATCAGCAGAACGCGGGCATCCAGGAGATCTTCAACGCGCTCACGGACATGTCCAGCCTGATGCACGAGACCATGTTGGGACTCCAGGCCACCCAGCGCGTCACGGGCGAGCTGCGTGACGTGGCCCAGCAGATGGAGAAGGTGGCGAGCAGCTACCGCGTGTAG
- a CDS encoding host attachment protein translates to MADALWILVANASRARLFSTDERAEKWDLREEFFHEESRQRSSELLEQPDNPNAGHLSKPQSENQPDARQQLEHQRFARQLSERLERGINDRAFDRVVIAAPPEFLGMLRKAISPRVQQRLMLDMRADYTHVPVKDLPERIPLT, encoded by the coding sequence ATGGCGGACGCGCTGTGGATTCTGGTGGCCAATGCAAGCCGGGCCAGGCTCTTCTCGACGGACGAGCGGGCCGAGAAGTGGGACCTGCGTGAGGAGTTCTTTCACGAGGAAAGCCGTCAACGCTCCAGCGAGCTGCTCGAGCAGCCCGACAACCCCAACGCGGGCCACCTGAGCAAGCCCCAGTCCGAGAACCAACCCGATGCGCGCCAGCAGTTGGAGCACCAGCGCTTCGCCAGACAACTCTCCGAGCGGCTCGAGCGCGGCATCAACGACCGGGCCTTCGACCGGGTGGTGATCGCCGCGCCGCCGGAGTTCCTGGGCATGCTGCGCAAGGCCATCAGCCCCCGCGTCCAGCAGCGGCTGATGCTCGACATGCGGGCGGACTACACGCACGTGCCCGTCAAGGATCTGCCCGAACGCATTCCCCTCACCTAG